The genomic segment GAGGTTATCTAGCTTCAGTATCTATTGAGTGATCTACAGATTCGCTCTGCTTCTGCTCCTACTatttggtgtgataatcttggcgctatttatttatttacaaatccTATCTTCATGCTCGTACTAAACACGTTGAGGTTGACTATCATTTTGTACGAGACAGAGTTGCAAAGAAAGAAATTCAGATTCGTTTTATCTCCTATCACGATCAACTTGCCGATCTTCTTCCTAAGTTGATTCCTACCGCTTCATTTACTGCTTTTCGATTCAAGTTTTATGTCGATCCTTCACTCTCAGCTTGAGAGGGCGTATTATAGAATGTacctatatagaaaatattgtagtcatactcttgtgtggtaacctccaccattactattatatattgccctacacatatatatagaaagagttGGCTAACCATTAAGTTAAGTCTCCAATTATTCTCAACTCTGTTATGAATTATCTTTACTAAGTACTACAGTAGTTGTGCCTTGAAACATatcctctctctccttttctcccATAACTTTAATAGCAAATTAATGCCAATATatagttttcttgaaattatatGTTTTCAGAATATTTGTGTGGTAACCTccaccattattattatatattgctttacacatatatatagaaagagttGGCTAACCATTAGGTTAAGTCTCCAATTATTCTCAACTCTGTTATGAATTATCTTTACTAATTACTAGAGTAGTTGTGCCTTGAAACATatcccctctctctttttctcccaTAATTTTAATAGCAAATTAATGCCAATATatagttttcttgaaattatattttttcagaatATTTGTTGAGCGGACCTACTGGTGGTCCTTTGGATATGAAATTCACTTTGCGGCTTCTAAAGGCCTTGTGGCCGCCATTGGTGAGGGATCAAAATCTCTGCGTGACATTTTGGTTGAGAGAGGTAAGTAGTTTTCAATACCGAAAATGACTGAACTCCACTGACCAGGTCAGACTTTTACATAGGTATTCTTTTTGGCAGTCGTAAGTTATTTTCAGCCGTGACATGGTCCTTCTACTGCCTGCAAAGTCAACAGTACTGCAAGTCTTGGGTTGTGGgagaatttttcaattttcaaaagttcaagctcatttcttttaattttatttgaagttctTTTTTGTGATGAAATCCTGTTTACATGGAAACGATATGTTCACTTTTTACTAAGGTTTTCGGAGAGATTAtctataaaatatacttttagagTAAATTGTACTCTAAAAAGTGATTTTATTAAGAGATTTATATATAGACATGCATGCACAGTCAGTTGTAATTGCTCGCCAACATtctacatgcatgcatgtgtgaGCTCCCATAATTTTATTTCAGAATACAAAAGAAACGGTAACCTCTGTGTTCATCATGGCAAGCTTTTAATTACCTTTCCCTCCTCCATATCCCTCCCCATAACCAGACCCGCTGCCATAACCTGAGCCAGAGCCAGAGCCGGACCCTcctccacccccacccccacccccaccaccacctcctcctcctcctccacttcCTTTCCCACCCTTGCCACCGCCACTTCCACTTCCACTTCCATAGCCTGACCCACTTCCAGATCCAGAGCCCTGACCGCCGCCGCCACCACCTCCactgccgccgccgccgccaccacCTTCACCACCACCTATCCCACTACCAGAACCATAGCCTGAGCCGCTACCAGACCCATAGCCAGAACCTGATCCATTGCCTCCACCACTGCCACCGCCTCCACCTCCGCCACtgcctccacctccacctcctccaCGACCACCAGCACCATATCCTTCACCGCTCCCGGATCCAGACCCAGAACCATAACCTGACCCAAGTCCTGATCCAGAaccaccacctccacctcctccctgccctccacctccacctccactgATTGCCTGCAGTGTCCTAGCAGCAAGGGTGAGGTCTACAATAAGCAAGACCAGGAAAGCAGTCCCTAACACTCTTGGACTTGCCATTTCCAgattatactctcacggctcaaTGTATCTGTATGTTTATGCGTGTCACTCGCTATATGAGAAACCAGTATGTTTTGTTGACTGGAAATGCTTGAAGTGGTAACCCTATATATAGGCATTTGAAAGGTACGTAAGAAGACAAGGTTTTTGAAAAGTACGGCATTAATTGTAAAGGTAACGAGACACGGTTTTTGAAATGTTTCTTAAATTCCCAGTACCTCTCACTTGGTGATCTTGAATATTATAGAAAGGAACGTGTGCTTTGGGTTTCTCTTTTAGTGGAGGCCGTCGGTGGTGGGGTGGTGGTACTGTGGAGGACTGTCTGTTTCTGTCTATATGCAATACAATACAAGCTTTAtccccaccttttcttttctgactTTGAAGTATCTAATAATATTTGACTTCGGCATGCATTTCCCACTCTTTATCATTCTGTTCATATTTGAACTCCATTTTTTAGCACAcgtatttattttcaatgtacTGGAAGCTGTCCTGCGCTGATTTATGCTAACAATTGTCTCCTTAAGCATAAGTTTATCCGCTAACGGTAGTGATTTATGCACACAGATATCTGTCTACGTACTCTGCGTGTATGCTAACAATGGGCCAAGCTTGCACAACAAACTGGGTTGTAATTCAGtcaatatttcttatttcttttaggcttggaattaaatttattttctcacaATATTTCCATCATTGAATATTAATAGATCTGTGCTTAAAAACCGTGTTCGAATGTCtgacttatattttaaaaccttgGAGCCTGTTCTGGTGTATGAAAGCACACCATCCTTGCATCACTGCTAGCAGAATGTTAGGCCATCTGCGTGGTTGATATACTGAACAGTCTTCTACTGCTGCACAGATTGAATTTCAGTTATGCTATTCTGAATTATCTTTACTAATTAATAGAGTGGTTGTGCCTTGAAAcatatcctcttttttttcttactctttTTTCTTGAACAAAACGTGTTAATAGCAAATGCCAATAGTTTTCAACTTTGGTGCGC from the Populus nigra chromosome 1, ddPopNigr1.1, whole genome shotgun sequence genome contains:
- the LOC133681123 gene encoding putative glycine-rich cell wall structural protein 1; translation: MASPRVLGTAFLVLLIVDLTLAARTLQAISGGGGGGQGGGGGGGSGSGLGSGYGSGSGSGSGEGYGAGGRGGGGGGGSGGGGGGGSGGGNGSGSGYGSGSGSGYGSGSGIGGGEGGGGGGGSGGGGGGGQGSGSGSGSGYGSGSGSGGGKGGKGSGGGGGVIFGIENYLPLSTKMSRRDFDPSPMAATRPLEAAK